From a single Oncorhynchus tshawytscha isolate Ot180627B linkage group LG33, Otsh_v2.0, whole genome shotgun sequence genomic region:
- the stc1l gene encoding stanniocalcin 1, like, producing MLAKFGLFAIFLVLGTSAFDVEPEESSPGRARFSSSSPSDVAGCLNGALAVGCGTFACLENSTCDTDGMHDICQLFLHTAATFNTQGKTFVKESLRCIANGVTSRMFQTIRRCGIFQRMISEVQEECYSRLDICGVARSNPEAIGEVVQVPAHFPNRYYSTLLQSLLACDQGTVAVVRAEFVSRLGPDMETLFQLLQNKPCPQESNQGANSAPAGWHWPMGSPPSFKIQPSMGGRDPTHLFARKRSLEESDREME from the exons ATGCTAGCTAAATTCGGCCTGTTCGCGATCTTCCTAGTCCTGGGGACCTCCGCCTTCGATGTCGAACCGGAGGAATCCTCTCCTGGCCGTGCACGCTTCTCCTCCAGTAGCCCCT cagatgtGGCTGGGTGCTTGAATGGTGCTCTAGCTGTGGGATGTGGAACATTTGCCTGCCTGGAGAATTCTACCTGTGACACGGATGGCATGCACGATATCTGCCAACTGTTCCTCCACACCGCAGCTACCTTCAACACACAG gGTAAGACATTTGTAAAAGAGAGTCTGAGGTGTATTGCCAACGGCGTCACATCTAGAATGTTCCAGACCATCAGACGCTGTGGAATCTTCCAGAGGATGATCTCTGAg gtccagGAGGAGTGTTACAGTAGACTGGACATCTGTGGTGTGGCTCGCTCCAACCCTGAGGCCATTGGAGAGGTGGTACAGGTACCTGCACACTTCCCCAACAG GTACTACAGCACTCTGCTTCAGTCCCTGCTGGCCTGTGATCAGGGGACAGTGGCGGTTGTCAGGGCGGAGTTTGTTTCTAGGCTGGGGCCAGACATGGAGACCCTCTTCCAGCTGCTGCAGAACAAGCCTTGCCCCCAGGAGTCTAACCAAGGTGCTAACTCCGCCCCCGCCGGCTGGCACTGGCCAATGGGGTCTCCCCCCTCCTTCAAGATCCAGCCCAGCATGGGAGGAAGAGACCCCACCCACCTGTTCGCTAGGAAACGCTCTCTGGAGGAGtcggatagagagatggagtaa
- the LOC112230836 gene encoding cGMP-dependent protein kinase 1-like isoform X2 — MQLIGGLDDDSSRHNESDELKAKLEAEAVFFSSVSLNDFHVICTLGIGGFSRVELVQLKSDTSRSFAMKVLKKRHILDTSQQGHILSERRIMMDAHGPFTVRLYRTFRDSKYLYMLQEACLGGELWTLLSARGSFEDGTTRFYTGCVVEALAFLHVRGIIYRDLKPENIILDQRGYAKLVDFGFAKKVGLGQKTWTFCGTPEYVAPEIILNKGHDISADCWSLGILIYELLSGSPPFSGSDPMNTYNIILRGIDMVEFPKKISKSAANLIKRLCRDNPSERVGNQKNGVKDIQKHKWFEGFNWEGLRQTTLAPPFTPTVEGPLDTRNFDCFPDDSEAPPPDEESGWDLEF; from the exons ATGCAGCTGATAGGAGGGCTTGATGACGACAGCAGCAGACACAACGAGAGTGACGAGCTCAAGGCCAA GTTGGAGGCAGAGGCAGTGTTTTTCTCCAGCGTGTCTCTCAACGATTTCCACGTCATCTGCACCCTCGGAATTGGAGGCTTCAGTCGCGTCGAACTG gtacaGTTGAAGAGTGACACCAGCAGGTCGTTTGCTATGAAGGTTCTGAAGAAGCGTCACATTCTGGACACCAGCCAACAGGGCCACATCCTCTCAGAGAGGCGCATCATGATGGACGCACACGGCCCCTTCACCgtccg GTTGTATCGGACGTTTAGGGACTCAAAGTATCTGTACATGCTGCAGGAGGCCTGTCTGGGAGGAGAACTGTGGACTCTACtgagtgccag GGGTTCGTTTGAGGACGGCACCACACGGTTCTATACAGGCTGTGTTGTAGAGGCTCTGGCCTTCCTCCATGTTCGAGGCATCATCTACAGAGACCTCAAACCTGAGAACATCATACTGGACCAACGAGGATACGCCAAACTG GTGGACTTTGGCTTTGCTAAGAAGGTGGGTCTGGGTCAGAAGACGTGGACGTTCTGTGGGACTCCAGAATACGTGGCCCCAGAGATCATCCTGAACAAGGGACACGACATCTCTGCAGACTGCTGGTCCCTGGGGATACTCATCTACGAACTGCTCAGCGGCAG tcctccgtTCTCTGGTTCTGACCCTATGAACACCTATAACATCATCCTGAGAGGAATCGACATGGTGGAGTTCCCCAAGAAGATCTCCAAGAGTGCTGCCAACCTCATCAAACGCCTCTGCAG GGACAACCCATCTGAGAGGGTGGGGAACCAGAAGAATGGGGTGAAGGACATCCAGAAACACAA GTGGTTTGAAGGTTTCAATTGGGAGGGCCTTCGACAGACAACTCTGGCCCCTCCTTTCACTCCTACT GTGGAGGGTCCACTGGACACCAGAAACTTTGACTGCTTCCCCGATGACAGCGAGGCCCCGCCCCCAGACGAGGAGTCCGGCTGGGACCTGGAGTTCTAA
- the LOC112230836 gene encoding cGMP-dependent protein kinase 1-like isoform X1, with protein MGTLRDLQFALQLKIEELRQRDSLIDELELELDTKDDLIRQLQTELDRHRNAPQHAGATGSTENTGPGLSPPVPDEPQRTKRQAISAEPTALDPAQLAHVTLTNYSKSEESRELIHRALLENEFMKHLEQGQIQTIVDCMHPTRLARGCCVIQEGDDGSLVYVLEEGKVEVTKGEQKLCTIDPGKVFGELAILYNCTRTATVTALTDIKLWAIDRQGFQTIMMRTGLIKHSQYMEFLRSVPSFQSLPEDVLSKVADVLEETHYSEGDYIIRQGATGDTFFIISEGQVKVTQQKSSNEEPEFLTTLSRGDWFGEQALKGEDVRTASVTAVGGVTCLVVDRESFMQLIGGLDDDSSRHNESDELKAKLEAEAVFFSSVSLNDFHVICTLGIGGFSRVELVQLKSDTSRSFAMKVLKKRHILDTSQQGHILSERRIMMDAHGPFTVRLYRTFRDSKYLYMLQEACLGGELWTLLSARGSFEDGTTRFYTGCVVEALAFLHVRGIIYRDLKPENIILDQRGYAKLVDFGFAKKVGLGQKTWTFCGTPEYVAPEIILNKGHDISADCWSLGILIYELLSGSPPFSGSDPMNTYNIILRGIDMVEFPKKISKSAANLIKRLCRDNPSERVGNQKNGVKDIQKHKWFEGFNWEGLRQTTLAPPFTPTVEGPLDTRNFDCFPDDSEAPPPDEESGWDLEF; from the exons ATGGGTACTTTGAGGGACTTGCAGTTTGCACTGCAGCTGAAGATCGAGGAGCTCCGCCAGAGAGACAGTCTGATAGATGAGCTGGAGTTGGAGCTGGACACCAAGGATGATCTCATCCGACAGCTGCAGACAGAACTGGACCGCCATCGCAACGCTCCTCAACACGCAGGGGCCACTGGGagcacagagaacacag GACCCGGGCTGTCCCCACCAGTGCCTGATGAGCCGCAGAGGACTAAGAGACAGGCCATATCAGCAGAACCCACAGCCCTGGACCCTGCCCAACTCGCACACGTCACACTCACCAACTACAGCAAGAGTGAAGA GTCTAGAGAGCTGATCCATAGAGCTCTGTTGGAGAATGAATTCATGAAACacctggagcagggacag ATTCAGACCATAGTTGACTGTATGCATCCCACTCGTCTGGCCCGGGGCTGCTGTGTCATACAGGAGGGAGACGACGGTTCTCTGGTCTATGTGCTGGAGG agggaaaGGTGGAGGTGACTAAAGGGGAACAGAAGCTGTGCACCATTGATCCCGGGAAGGTCTTTGGAGAACTGGCCATCCTCTACAACTGTACCAGGACTGCTACTgttacag CTCTGACGGACATTAAGCTGTGGGCGATAGACAGACAGGGTTTCCAGACCATCATGATGAGGACTGGACTCATTAAACACTCCCAGTATATGGAGTTCCTccgcag tGTTCCCTCCTTTCAGTCGTTGCCTGAGGACGTTCTTAGTAAGGTAGCTGATGTTCTGGAGgag acTCACTACAGTGAAGGTGATTACATCATCAGGCAGGGCGCCACAGGAGACACCTTCTTCATCATCAGCGAAGGacag GTAAAGGTCACGCAACAGAAATCATCCAATGAGGAGCCAGAGTTTCTGACCACACTCTCTAGGGGGGACTGGTTTGGAGAGCAGGCGCTAAAAGG ggagGATGTTCGTACGGCCAGTGTCACAGCAGTAGGGGGAGTGACCTGTCTGGTCgtggacagaga GTCGTTCATGCAGCTGATAGGAGGGCTTGATGACGACAGCAGCAGACACAACGAGAGTGACGAGCTCAAGGCCAA GTTGGAGGCAGAGGCAGTGTTTTTCTCCAGCGTGTCTCTCAACGATTTCCACGTCATCTGCACCCTCGGAATTGGAGGCTTCAGTCGCGTCGAACTG gtacaGTTGAAGAGTGACACCAGCAGGTCGTTTGCTATGAAGGTTCTGAAGAAGCGTCACATTCTGGACACCAGCCAACAGGGCCACATCCTCTCAGAGAGGCGCATCATGATGGACGCACACGGCCCCTTCACCgtccg GTTGTATCGGACGTTTAGGGACTCAAAGTATCTGTACATGCTGCAGGAGGCCTGTCTGGGAGGAGAACTGTGGACTCTACtgagtgccag GGGTTCGTTTGAGGACGGCACCACACGGTTCTATACAGGCTGTGTTGTAGAGGCTCTGGCCTTCCTCCATGTTCGAGGCATCATCTACAGAGACCTCAAACCTGAGAACATCATACTGGACCAACGAGGATACGCCAAACTG GTGGACTTTGGCTTTGCTAAGAAGGTGGGTCTGGGTCAGAAGACGTGGACGTTCTGTGGGACTCCAGAATACGTGGCCCCAGAGATCATCCTGAACAAGGGACACGACATCTCTGCAGACTGCTGGTCCCTGGGGATACTCATCTACGAACTGCTCAGCGGCAG tcctccgtTCTCTGGTTCTGACCCTATGAACACCTATAACATCATCCTGAGAGGAATCGACATGGTGGAGTTCCCCAAGAAGATCTCCAAGAGTGCTGCCAACCTCATCAAACGCCTCTGCAG GGACAACCCATCTGAGAGGGTGGGGAACCAGAAGAATGGGGTGAAGGACATCCAGAAACACAA GTGGTTTGAAGGTTTCAATTGGGAGGGCCTTCGACAGACAACTCTGGCCCCTCCTTTCACTCCTACT GTGGAGGGTCCACTGGACACCAGAAACTTTGACTGCTTCCCCGATGACAGCGAGGCCCCGCCCCCAGACGAGGAGTCCGGCTGGGACCTGGAGTTCTAA
- the LOC112230835 gene encoding L antigen family member 3-like, protein MAAPCTENNHKQGKLEFVLDVPFPSSREASIALQSLSPDREPRKGGISKELTVSGCTLSVSWRADEARILRVSVGSFMDHLSLVMETMEAFGPPVSVTTQTVSSTMT, encoded by the exons ATGGCGGCGCCCTGCACGGAAAACAATCACAAGCAAGGCAAATTGGAATT TGTACTAGACGTCCCGTTCCCATCCAGTCGCGAGGCGTCCATCGCGCTCCAGTCCCTCTCCCCAGACCGTGAGCCCCGGAAAGGAGGCATCAGCAAGGAGCTCACGGTGTCCGGCTgcacgctgtctgt GAGTTGGAGAGCCGATGAGGCCCGTATTCTGCGTGTCTCTGTGGGGTCGTTTATGGACCACCTCTCCCTTGTGATGGAGACCATGGAGGCCTTTGGACCCCCTGTCTCTGTGACCACACAAACCGTCAGCTCTACGATGACATGA
- the LOC112230838 gene encoding ras-related protein rab7 — MASRKKVLLKVIILGDSGVGKTSLMNQYVNKKFSNQYKATIGADFLTKEVMVDDRLVTMQIWDTAGQERFQSLGVAFYRGADCCVLVYDVTAPNTFKTLDSWRDEFLIQASPRDPDNFPFVVLGNKIDLENRQVTTKRAQAWCASKSSIPYFETSAKEAINVDQAFQTIARNALKQESEVETYDFPDQIKLRDDRPADPSDGCSC; from the exons ATGGCCTCCCGTAAGAAGGTGCTGCTGAAGGTGATCATCCTCGGAGACTCTGG GGTAGGGAAGACTTCTCTGATGAACCAGTATGTAAATAAGAAGTTCAGTAACCAGTACAAGGCCACTATAGGAGCGGACTTCCTCACCAAGGAGGTGATGGTGGACGACAGGCTGGTCACCATGCAG ATCTGGGACACGGCCGGGCAGGAGCGGTTCCAGTCTCTGGGCGTGGCGTTCTACCGCGGCGCTGACTGCTGTGTGCTGGTTTACGATGTCACGGCGCCCAACACCTTCAAGACACTGGACAGCTGGAGGGATGAGTTCCTGATCCAGGCCAGCCCCAGAGACCCAGACAACTTCCCCTTTGTGGTGCTAGGCAACAAGATTGACCTCGAGAACAGACAG GTGACGACAAAACGTGCCCAGGCCTGGTGTGCCAGTAAGAGCAGCATCCCCTACTTTGAGACCAGCGCCAAGGAGGCCATCAACGTAGACCAAGCATTCCAGACCATTGCCCGCAATGCCCttaaacag GAGTCTGAGGTGGAGACGTATGACTTCCCAGACCAGATCAAACTGAGAGACGACCGGCCCGCCGACCCCAGCGACGGCTGCTCCTGCTGA
- the wdr45 gene encoding WD repeat domain phosphoinositide-interacting protein 4, with protein MAQPRGVNSLQFNQDQSCFCCAMETGVRIYNVEPLIEKGHLDHEQVGSVAQCSMLHRSNLLAVVGGGVNPKFSEISVLIWDDAREGRDPKDKLVLEFTFTKPVLAVRMRHDKIIIVLKNRIYVYSFPDNPVKLFEFDTRDNPKGLCDLCPSLEKQLLVFPGHKCGSLQLVDLSNTKPGTSSAPFTINAHQSEIACLALNQPGSVAASASRKGTLIRLFDTTTRDKLVELRRGTDPATLYCINFSHDSSFLCASSDKGTVHIFALKDTKLNRRSALARVGKVGPVIGQYVDSQWSLASFTVPAECACICAFGKNTSKNVNSVIAICVDGTFHKYVFTPDGNCNREAFDVYLDICDDDDF; from the exons ATGGCCCAACCGAGAGGAGTCAACAGTCTACAGTTCAACCAGGACCAGA gttGTTTCTGTTGTGCCATGGAAACCGGTGTCAGGATCTACAATGTGGAGCCTCTTATAGAGAAGGGGCACCTTG ACCATGAGCAGGTGGGTAGTGTGGCCCAGTGTTCAATGCTGCATCGCTCCAACCTGCTGGCTGTAGTAGGAGGTGGAGTCAACCCCAAGTTCTCTGAGATCTCAG TGTTGATCTGGGATGATGCTCGGGAGGGGAGGGACCCCAAGGACAAGCTAGTGCTGGAGTTTACCTTTACCAAGCCTGTTCTGGCCGTACGCATGAGACACGACAA gatcatCATTGTGTTGAAGAACAGGATCTATGTCTACAGTTTCCCTGACAACCCTGTGAAACTGTTTGAGTTTGACACCAGAGACAACCCTAAAg gactGTGTGACCTGTGCCCCAGTCTGGAGAAACAGCTGCTGGTCTTCCCTGGACATAAGTGTGGAAGTCTACAGCTTGTG GACCTTTCCAACACCAAGCCTGGCACATCGTCCGCCCCCTTTACCATCAACGCCCACCAGAGTGAGATCGCCTGCCTGGCGCTCAACCAGCCTGGCAGCGTCGCGGCCTCGGCCTCCCGCAAGGGTACCCTCATCAGACTGTTTGATACTACCACCAGAGACAAACTAGTGGAGCTGCGCAGAGGAACAGACCCTGCTACACTCTACTG CATCAACTTCAGTCATGACTCTTCGTTCCTGTGTGCCTCCAGTGACAAGGGCACTGTTCACATCTTTGCTCTCAAAGATACTAAACTCAACAGACGCTCAGC ATTGGCTCGTGTGGGGAAGGTGGGCCCAGTGATTGGTCAGTATGTGGACAGCCAGTGGTCATTGGCCAGTTTCACCGTTCCGGCAGAGTGTGCCTGTATCTGTGCGTTTGGGAAGAACACCTCTAAAAACGTCAACTCTGTCATCG CTATCTGTGTTGACGGGACGTTCCATAAATACGTGTTCACCCCTGATGGCAACTGTAACCGAGAAGCCTTTGACGTTTACCTGGACATCTGTGATGATGACGACTTctaa